A stretch of DNA from Lotus japonicus ecotype B-129 chromosome 4, LjGifu_v1.2:
CGACACGTGAGCGCCACGTGTTTTATACAAGCTCAAGAACCCGCACTCTACTTTAGGCTTTGCTTTTCCTTGTGGTTTCGTGGCTTCCTCGGGCTCCATGTCAATTAGTTGGGCCCTCATGTTCTCGGCCCATTCAAGACATGTGGCAGTTCCACGAAGAGAGATGACAATATCCCTCCTCCCAAGGCGTGAAATCTCCCTCTTGTCATCGCACACGGCTACATACCCGATCCAACTCGACCGTTGCGTCATCCACCCGAGATCTGGAGCGGCGTCGTCAACCCACCCGGGTAGCCCAACCGATGACGTAGCATACAAGCTCTTGGTGACCTTGTATGACCGATCGGAGAGCACCACGTGGCGGTGAAGTGGAGAGTCTTCCGGTGATGTGGCGGGATTAGAGTGGAAGCAGTGGTAGGCAGCCTGGACAAACTCGCCATAGCGCACTACCTCCCTGCGGAGATTCTCGTCAAGTGGGTCTAGCATCCCTTTCCAATCATTGGCACCGTGGTAGTCCCTCCAGCGGCTACCCAAAGCGTTGCGCGGGGAGTACTCCGCCGTCATGGAGAGTAGGCGCTGGAGACGGTTGAGGTGGCGCGGCGACATTTCCTCGGTTGCCTTCACATCCGACCACAGCGTGGCTAAATTGAGACCTTCCAGAAtattcttccctttcctttctaCTGTTGTGGTTGCTGTTTTAGCTTCGTTGATATGGAtttgttgctgttgctgatcCATTTGAGTGGATGATTGTGGTTGTGATTGTTTCTGGAGAAGTTTGTCGAGGTTGGCGAGGTGTAACTGGGTGTTTTCAGCAGTGGAGGTAATGGATTTGATAGAAGAAGAGGTTGTTGTTGGTGCTGGGTTCAAGGGTGAGGATCGGCAAGTGAAGCTGGAGCGTCTTGATTGGAACATGTGGAGGTTGTGTGCTGGGATTGTGGAACTGATCTGCATCATCTTTGATGAATTGTGATTTAAGAAACAAGAAGATTAGTGTGGTTGATTTTAATATTATGATGAACACTAGAGAGTAGGTGTGTTCTGATTTTAATGTGGTGCTTCCACCTGAAACAAAACTGATATGAAATTGATGGAGATGGGTATATATAGAAGGGGGTGTTGGGTATTTGCCATCAATTTTGGTCATATATTACGGAAGAAACCAAGCGGCGAGGTGGATGTGACTTTGTTGCCAATAAATAAAGGAGGAccactaattttaaaaaaaaaaaatttgttagttCCGGGACCACTGGACGTGAATACGTGATCCTTACTCTGGATTCTTTCAGTTTGTTCGGGTTCGTGTTCCGTCCAATAGTTTCAACAGTAACATACTCTGTTTtcgcttcttcttcctttttctgattattttattgttttgacttCTGAATtataagaataattttttaatggccaccttttttattttaaacaatttattaattttctatCTTTaactatttctttcttttttatcagATTATTACTTATATTTTGTATTTCACTTTTATCTTGAGTATTGATTCATTTAAACTCTCATTTCTCTTTATCTCATTCcatctttttctattttttttattcttatcggattatctatcatatctctcatttctctcttatttctttttttatcaCCTATATATGAAGGTGGAATTAAATTGTGAGCAAAACATTattcttttttatctttttattaaaAGTAAGTGAAGTAGTGCACATAAGTTGTGCGATCATAACGAGCTTTGATCAAGATAATTTACTTGATAAAGTTTGATTCACAAGTGGAAAACAAAGATAGTTGGAAATAAGagaattagaaagaaaaaaaaagagagaaagtatgacaTATAATTGATTGAACATAAAGTAGTATAAAGAAAGTGAAGTGAAAAGAAGTAAAGAATGAGTGAATCTTGATTTTTACTTCTCGTGAATTAACGGACAAAGCTGCTATTTCATGTGGCTACTTACACTCCTTTTCCAGAAatgtagtaatttttttttaaagtagaaATGTACTAAATTATTGAAATTTATGAAATgtgtaaaattaataaattacaaattaaatatacataaaacaactaaaacaaaaatattaaaaacacaAAATATTCTAACTCAAAATGTTACAATTTTAcgatttttcttttaataagaGTTGTGGCTTGCCCAGTTCGACCCACTTTTTTGCGGAGCCATAGCGGGTCAAACACGCCATGCCTCTATGGTTCATATTGTCACTCCTATGAGCCacatattgtaacaccccgatttcggtggcgtcactttagtaaccaaagaaataacttaagcggaaaaacgtgaattatttttttttcgataatgtaagtaaagacagaaagagatgaaactctaaaacgaagataacagaactaatatacaatatgattacagcccccactgtaagttgtaaaccacgtcacgagtaaacctccagtgacggaaagtaaaagagagtaacgcccgtaggcaaaagtacaaaccaaggtaaaaatactgtgtccgcaacactaaacctcaaaatctgagaacaagttggcccagcggcctaagaaaagaccccctaaatccaaccagctctctgtgatctccataggaaaccacacaaaaagctaccggtaggaaactaccctgtccccaaaactgaagcatgacggtcagagcatcgacactactcctacactaatcccatctcgagtaagtcgctcggtggccagcggggtcgaccacccctgaaccgtagtcctcctgatcaagcttcttcaacctagtttcccctgaagggtgaaccatcgtgaaccggtccgccatactcaactgacaatggcgtagtccgcccaaacacacacagaagacgcgagggtcaactccaaagaattatataaataataaaaccagatatatagggtaataattatttagcctctcaggcttatacgtttagggataacatcctagggttgcatatatcacaatgaatataaagataataacaacaattagcatgcctcaagtaggataaacaggtaccaatcacactcagcaactaagtcagcatgtatgttgcatgaaatgcaatgctgggtaacaaaatgcattccggaagaaggatggacaccatcgagtcagccctaacaccggccaaagtgggaccattccgctcgggcgtctcttacaccacacaaaagtagtcagatcagcagtgaacccgtaggtctgccattccgtctgctactgaggaccaccgtagtgtcctaaatatggaaatccgggtcttatgaccattttggaatccaccgaggtccggtaatccgccgtgtattaacctcaaaatgagtgcatgaatgcaagtgattagccaaacaacgtctccgacctcactcgacacgtcgtcacgtgttctagctaacttattgtctctaaaaaaacctaccctaaggcaaacgtcgattctgcgacaaaatgaattaatcaaaagaagaagaagatactttggaactcatggttcccggctaaactttagatagccaatcaataaactgctcatcgagcgaaaaggtaccgaagtacttggaaacttatagtctccggctaaactttagatagccaaacattaaactgctcatcgagcgaaaaagtataagcatactcggaaacttgtaagtttcctcaagacttggactcgacgacacttctcatatttcccaaactaatattcaggctctaagctcttatctaagggtatcattattgttcaaaggatttagaaattgattaatgtcttatgagttttccgtgataaaatagttttcattttaatcttataatacttcctaagagtttttagagatcccataatctcaaataattccctgagaaggtctcgatccattaaaacataacaaggtccgaactccgttcgtcctttaaaactctctcaaaatctcataaaaattcggcatgacttgcccgtaatcctcactttccagaaacataggcacgagtggaatagcatcaatgaaacagctcaaccaataggcataaacaacatattccaacacatcctaagttaaccatgtagcacatagcatgtgaatcatttagcacacaatatcatggcatcaagtactcaacaagttcggccgaagcctcagaaatcatttcagacatttagcaattaggtgcataacacataaatcaagtcgaatttcatcgacacctaaagcattatctagtaattcagagagtagccctcacctgtaactcctccagcgttttcctcacaacctccttcacgttcctcgccttgatctccaggaaactcctcaaaagaaccttaagccaaaatcacagaaatcaacacattgagtcagaaactcagcaagcaataagtcctagggttacacgttacattacaaactctgtggtacgacaatctaacgcgttaagacaagttttcgaaaaagtcggatttccttcccccttggtatagctctcggccactttccttaattgggagggtcgatttttcttcgatcaaacttggttcctaggttaacataagccgtaactaagacggttctaagctcggaaaaattttcggatcgaaaactgatataggggtagtttggtcattatttttagctcaaaatttcaaaattggatttttgaaaaacagattggatggagacgtccacaacgacgtttatgacgacaaatcctactagcactaagccaagtcgatagattagagcttaaaggttgcgactttaccgaaaaatgggtatttaaggtagaaattgatcccggcggcatttcgtcgacatttgacaaaatctaatccgcagaacacgctcaggagcatgcagggaagaagtttagacactgaaatcaagctatttggacaattttacaaaaagctccaaactttgagctcagaaaaacatagaaaaagtcgacagatctgacgatcagaagcgagatatagtttacctacctcaaggtcttcgattagcaacgatcggtgaagaaaacgggcaaagattcgcgaaaatccggatcctctctttctctctagctgctcacggttttgggggagggaaaatgggtatttttttgcaaaaatctaattttcaagctatttataggttttggaaaaagcggaaaaatgatttttttgcgattctgatttttcctgcgcgttcctctgcgcattctaagataggttctggcaacagaattccagaactcaaaacaggattcttggaattaaaccaaaagatccaaaatcggcataagtcggtgtaagtcggtttatcccgaaaaactactttttgcagtgatcgtcggatgagaaaacttccttctgaagaaagattgggaatgacgagagaaataggagaacgcgggtggaatcttcatttgcagctccgaatagaaaaaatcttcatcgtctgtcgatcttaggtttctcgaactatcagggattccgtttcggcaaacttccgagaattggaatttgacgttcgtactttccaggatttcgcatcgaaataattgtttaaggacggaaaagagaagttctaacatttctctgaggatttttggaattagtttccatcgtgtcctaaagcgtaaattaactattcactaatacctttgacctaggattaagcgtatgttagtcgtgctataactctttcggtttttcgataaattcttggacttttcctgaacctttttccttcccaaatttatcttaatcaaataactcttttattttattcacttatccaaagcgttaaaacttgggccttacattactaccctccaaaaagaaagtttcgacctcgaaacttaagggtcagtaaaaagttctgggtactgttccttgatcttttccttcagctcccacgtcgcatcgccggtgtccttgttccaaataaccttcactaactcgatctcttttcccctcaactgctttatccttgtgtcaccaatgctgattggcggtgtctcgaaagacaagttatccttcaactcaatgtcatccagctcgatgacgtgcgtcggatcagaaatatacttccgcagttgtgacacatggaatacatcgtgaatgtttgatagaaaaggcggtagtgcgatctgataaactaccggtcctacacgacgagtaatctgataaggtccaatgaactttggcgtcagctttcttgacttgattgctcgaccaactcctgtagtctgggtaactcgcagaaacacatgatctccttcttcgaattccagggttctgcgcctttgatctgcatagctcttctgtctactctgagaagccttcatcttctctctgatctgtttaatcttctcagttgtctgttgcagaagttccggtcctactaacaaattctctccatcttgataccaacataaaggtgttctacacttgcggccatacaaagcctcatacggtgccatgcctatggtcgtatgaaaactgttgttgtatgtgaactcaatcagtggcaatagggtatcccaactgcccttgttgtctaacacgcaagctcgtagcaaatcctccaatgattggatagttctctcagtttgcccatcagtctgtggatgataagcagaacttaatctcagcctcgttcccaaagcattatgaagagctccccacaaatgtgaagtaaacttcgggtctctatcggaaacgatacttgttggcactccatgacgtcgcacaatctcagctatataaatctctgatagcttatccacgttgtacgtagttctcacaggtatgaaatgagctgacttagtcaatcggtccacgattacccaaatcgaatcatatcccttttgagttcttggcaacgccacgacaaaatccatcgatatgctatcccatttccattgaggtacatccaaactttgtagcatacccgaagatttctgatgttccaccttcgccttttgacagattaaacatgcagctacatattctgccacttgtctcttcatccctggccaccaaaattcaccttcaagtcctgatacatctttttcattccagggtgaatgctcaacttgcttttgtgaccttcgtccataatcaacctccttaagtcagggttgttaggtacgcacactctatccttgcatcgcaggatattgtcactccctaccttgaattccgggtccttaccctgaattactaaattcttattttccgagtaaaaattcatcttgtaactgttggtctcggatttcttccatcaatccattggtgatcttgatcgtcccaaacttcagttctccctcagatgctctcacatctaagctcaaatctcaaaattgttccagcagttgcagctccttaaccatcattgatgagatatgcatcttcctgctcaatgcatcagtaacgacattagcctttccaggatggtattgtaaggtaaaatcgtaatccttgagaaattccatccagcgtcgttgtctcatgttcaactccttctggtcaaacaagtactttaagctctatgtcgtcctgctcgaccactcgtgtcggttctatgttggaaataacattggttgacgctacgtgcaattgcacaaccttaaccacttgatcctttacttttgttcgtccaaaaattctgcttaaactcagtacacctctggcattccagagtgaatgttcaacctgtcctcgtgatctccactcatgattcaaaacttaactcggtcgctctataactcatagacgaactattcccttggaatctactagtccattaacgtcgattccaacttcgtaactatcctcattcgcaccatgaaatcaatcttctacttagtcatcactcaaagtaaaactcgacgtgagtcttaataccttgtgcatcgctagacccagtcccttttaacctccattcatcagcaacttataagctaatcatcatcttaatatcttacaatccttcgttgtcatctcccctttttcgagacttcccttactcgaaccataaaaccaaccttcacttattcacaacccactttacaattacctaaaatccttaacacttcccccaaatccgaacttattccctagaagatcaaaccagagctgtacctcaggaaacttaactagtcattttatcatccgatcccttaacattcggaggtttaactacaatcattaatgccaacaccactaaatctctgattcgaacatgattttcacctcccaaggtcaatcttaacccttaaatcctcacttaacttagtgaaattcacttgctaaccccagcatgcaatatcggactccataacaaagttccattcactcttagactctaagaaatttgtccacatataacaacctcaagtattaatcttaatactaactctttatttccgtaactagatcgtcctcccatcaatccgatacttagtctctcgatcaaaacctgacaaaccttgagtcctacgcacttaagacaagaactcatagacttaaaacctaaactttcaccacgtttggacctcaaatgtcctttaattcttcaatacttcttaaatgaatatccatttcttaaactataactcctccccaaaggaaatcaattacttaacaaaaactttacttcccaactcaactaatcctcgatccaatcaaattaatcttaccaatccatctatcaaagtccattgccagttctgattccgaatatcaccccctcaatattaagttgatcaggcctaatacatcgaaggtgaagatttagaaaaacccactggaacagtcaatgagttcctaacatccagcagtcacaaagatcttgatattaaatcctcaatgatgccgctacggaactacacgctctcgacatcatacatatactatccatacggaatctccctgagattcatccttcagcttctagcttcttgttaaacgcatcggtgcaaaactactttctaggcttaacgtgttattctaaacctcgtgtaacttctatagtttaaacacgagcaacggtcaaataaagtattattaggcgtaataactataaagtcaaagctcgacagtaagggcaagttaggtgtgttgcacgttctacgagagtaatgaagcgtattatactagaa
This window harbors:
- the LOC130715696 gene encoding phospholipase A1-Ibeta2, chloroplastic-like, which produces MMQISSTIPAHNLHMFQSRRSSFTCRSSPLNPAPTTTSSSIKSITSTAENTQLHLANLDKLLQKQSQPQSSTQMDQQQQQIHINEAKTATTTVERKGKNILEGLNLATLWSDVKATEEMSPRHLNRLQRLLSMTAEYSPRNALGSRWRDYHGANDWKGMLDPLDENLRREVVRYGEFVQAAYHCFHSNPATSPEDSPLHRHVVLSDRSYKVTKSLYATSSVGLPGWVDDAAPDLGWMTQRSSWIGYVAVCDDKREISRLGRRDIVISLRGTATCLEWAENMRAQLIDMEPEEATKPQGKAKPKVECGFLSLYKTRGAHVSSLAESVIEEVKRLMEVYAGETLSITVTGHSLGAALALLVADDISTCAPEVPPVAVFSYGGPKVGNKAYCDKLTAQNVKVLRIVNSQDVITRVPGMFVSEEVEQKLRSSKIGGVLDMLDEHTPLGYSHVGEELRVDTKMSPYLKSNADMACCHDLEAYLHLVDGFLASNCPFRANAKRSLARLVQDQGANVKKLYTSKAKALSVNLERRGSLSMPSCLPSPS